The DNA sequence TTGATCATGGTGTACAATGCCTccactttcaaaagaaaaagaaaaagaaaaatgatatcaaattaaGGAGGAGTCAGTTGTGTTGTATGTAGATCAACGAGATTGTGTTAAATAGAAATTCGACAATCTTAGATCAAATTGATTGGATGTGTACTTTGATTTGACCAAAAGGCATGACCGGATCTCTTCTAAGTGATCAATTTCGAAATATAGAACTAGACAATGACTTATATTCCCTTAAAAATCAATACTTATGTTTCTATGTTGGCTCTTTTATACATTGATGGTTATGTATTGGGTTTCGAAATTGAGATTATGATTAACTCTGACATTTGAACTTGAAACCTCATTTTTGATAGATTGATGTATAATATCTAAAGTAACTTACTTGATTTATTACtgattgaattaattttgaaagatcTTGAACATGATGATCTACCTAAGTTGATTGTTGTTGTGGCTGAAGTCACTTTTCGGATGACTATGTATAGTCAGTCTTTTCTCGTTTCTTTCCGTTGTATCCAATGTGTACTTGGCATGGCAAGACTTGAGgctcatttccttcattttccctAGAGGTTTAGGTTCTCACCCGAGGGGAGCTAGAAGCCATTCCGACTTCTTTATATGACATTTTTCGCCATTTTCCTTCTTACATTCTGATTGCTAGTTTTTCCAAGCTAGCATGGTTGTTTACTACTTTCTTCACTTACTTTTTCTACTTGTCTACTCACCGTACCCAGATCATGTTGAGAAGGTCAATGACATCTAGCTTTCCATTGACAAAAATATCCAACCATATTGTATTAGTTGTATATATGATTAGTTGCCTTTTATACTTAGACTACCAAGAATAGATTAGCATGATTAACATGATTGTAGGAAATCTCTTGTATAAAGCTATGTCTGATTCAAtagtataattaaataaaaaggaaaatgtttttttccctttattttacATGGTATCATAGCATGGAATGATACCCTAgctttctgttttctttttgtcttccttTTTATCGTTGTTTCTTATTATCATGGAAAATGAGCAATATTCAAATGGAGGCAAGCTTGATGCTATCAATCCATATTTCCTTCACCATTCTGATAATCCAAGGATGATGCTTGTTTCCAAGCCTCTCAATGGGGATAATTATTCGACATGGTGTAGAGCCATGATGATTTCTTTGAATGCCAAATCCAAGTTAGGTTTCATAGACGGGACCACCACAATGTCGTCTGCCACAACCAAACTAGATGACTATCCTTCATGGAAAAGATGTAATGATATGGTCCTCGCTTAGATTCTTAATTCACTCACACAGGATCTTGCAGACAATGTCATTTTTTCAACCACCACCCAAGAAGTATGGGAAGACCTTTGGAATCGTTTTTCTCAAAGTAATGCCCCTCGTATTTTTCAGATTGAGAGAGACATTACTTGTCTTGCTGTCACAGCTTATTACACAAggctaaaaaaattatgagatgaaCTAGGATCCTATAATGACACCATTTGCTCTTGTGGGGTGGATCATAAGAGACGCAAATTGATGCAATTTCTCATGGGACTTAATGAGTCCTACAATGCAATCCGAGGACAGATTCTATTGATGAATCCACTACCTGATGTTGCCAAGGCTTACTCTTCCATTATACAAGAAGAGAAGCAGCGAAGCCTAGGGGCTGGACGTGAGACGACAAAGAACTCAGCCATGGTTGTTCAAAGGACTGAATCGGTGGCTCTAACTGTTAAACATGGACAAGGTTCTTCTTCTCGTTCCAACTTGTCTAATTGAAAACCTTTGCATTGCTCTTATTGTGACTGTAACCATCATGTGCGGGAAACATGCTGGAAGCTGAATGGGTACCCGCCAGGACACCCTAAACATGCATCAAACAGGTCCAATCAAAGAAGCACTCATTTTAAGCGCAACAATAGCCATCGGCCTTCAGTGAACAATGTCAAGGAGGGTCCAATGATGCAAGAAGTGCCATTGGTGACAAATGGGCTCTCTGATTTGCAAATTCAGCAAATCTTATCCATCATGCAGGGTAAAGGAACAACACAATCTACCAATTCTAAAACTGATGTTGTAGGTACTTCTTAAGGTTTGTTACAAACATTGTTACGCCTCCATCAATTAATTATCGATAGTGGTGCAACATACCACATTACCTCATCTCCAATCTTGCTTGTTAATAGTAGTAAGAGCACCCGTTTGCCACCAGTTGTTATGCCAAGTGGAGAACAGGCTCCAATTACATCCATTGGAAATCTACCTTCGAATTCcaatattactttaaaaaatgtgCTTGTTGTGCCATCTTTCAAGGTGAATTTAATGTCTGTGAGTCGCGTAACCAGAGATCTCAATTATTCAATAACCTTTTTTCCTCATTGGTGTATTTTGTAGGACTTGATGACGaggacgacgattggtttgggtGAACAACGAGACGGACTTTATTACTTAGTTGCATTGGCATAAGAGAAACCAAAATCTCAAATTCCATCCATAGCAGCTACTTCTTGTCGTTCACCTAGTCCTCAGGTCACTTCCTCCACCGCTTTGTGGCATCGCCAATTGGGGCATTTGTCTTCCTCTAGATTACATTTTATGGCAAAACATTTGTTAAGTTTCCATTTCCAGTCTAATAATGCTTGTGATGTTTGTGTCATTGCAAAACAAAGTCGACTTCCATTTTCTGTTAGTTCAATTTCGTTTATTAGACCTTTTGAATTAATTCATTGTGACATTTGGGGGGCCCATAAAATTGCCTCTCTTTCTGgtgcaaaatatttttttgactaTTGTGGATGATTATTCTAGATTCACATGGGTATTTTTTATGCATCACAAAAGTGAAACACAACATTTACTTGTcaactttttttcatttgtctAAACACAATTCCATGTTTCTATAGCCAACATTCGGgttgataatggtggagaattcTTCTCTATGcggaatttttttaaacaaaaagggACCACTTATCAACATTCTTGTGTCTATacccctcaacaaaatggggttgtaGAGCGCAAGCATTGCCATATTCTTGAGACAACTCGAGCTTTTCGTTTTCAAGCCCATATTCCTTTATGTTTTTGGGCAGAATGTGTTTCTACTGCTGTTCATATCATTAATCGTTTGCCTACACCACTTATTTCTCGTCAAACTCCTTTTGAGCGATTCTATGGAAAAATTCCTTCTTATTCCCACCTTCGAGTTTTTGGGTGTCTAGCATATGCTACTGATGTGCACATTTCCCATAAATTCGCTCCTTGAGCCAAACGTTGTATTTTTCTTGGCTATCCAGTTGGTCAGAAAGCTTACAAGCTCTATGACCTTGACACCCATAAAATGCTCACTAGTCGTGatgttatttttcatgaaactaTTTTTCCCTATGAGTCAATTTCCTCAAATTCAGGCCCTATGGTTCATCTTTTTGTATCCGTTTCCTCACCACCAGAACTAGTTTCTCCTGTCCAACAACCCACACCACCGAATCCAATTTTGCATCCGCAATCACCTACTAGTCCTCCTCGAGAACCCATTTTACGCCGTTCTCAACGACCTTATCACCCTCCCACGACTTTACATGATTATGTCTACAACCAAGTGACATCTCCCAACAATTTGCCGCCTTTGTCATCAAGTCCAGAAAAAGGTACGTGATATCCCCTTTGCCATTTTGTCTCTTATCATCGTTACTCACCACAACATCGCTCCTTTATTGCTACTGTCAGTTAAGATATTGAGCCTACCTCTTATACAGAAGCAGTCTCTCATTCCCATTGGTAAGAAGCAATGCAATCTGAATTGGCCGCTTTAAACGCCAACCACACTTGGTCCCTCACTCCTCTTTCTCTTGGTAAAAAGCCtattggttgtcgttgggtttaTAAAATCAAACGGCACTCAGATGGTACTATTGAGCGTTTTAAAGCTCGTTTGGTTGTGAAAGGTTACACACAGTTGGAAGGTTTAGATTATCATGACACTTTTTCTCCCACTGCTAAAATGATTATTGTCCGTCGTTTATTGGCTTTAGCAGCTGCCCAAAATTGGTCTCTtcaccaacttgatgtcaacaatgcatttcttcatggtgatctccatgaagaaatttatatgattCCACCTCTTGGTCTTCAGCGACAAGAGGAGAATCAAGTGTATCGCCTTCACAAGTCGTTGTATGGTTTAAAGTAGGCTTCCCGACAATGGTTTGCCAAGTTCTCTACAGTTATCCAAGTTGCTGGATTTACTCAATCCAAAGCCGATTACTCGTTATTCACATTTCAGAAAGGCAAATCTTTTACAGCTTTgttaatatatgttgatgacattcttaTTACGGGTAATAATGTCAAAGACATATTAGCACTCAAGCAATTTCTTCATAGTCATTTTCGGATTAAAGATTTGGGTGATTTGAAGTATTTTCTGGGCATCGAAGTGTATCGGTCAAACAAAGGTATTTCCATCTCACAACGAAAATATgctttggaaaattttaaagatgGTGGTTTTTTGGGTGCTAAACGTGTGAGCTTTCCCATGGAACAAAACATAAAGCTCTCAGTTCAAGTGAATTGCTTGAAGATCCATCTCAGTATAGACAACTTGTTGGACGCCTAATTTATTTGACTATTACCCGACTAGATATCACCTATTCGGTCCATATGTTAAGTAGATTCATGCATGCACCACAAACCACACATGGAAGCTGCCTTACGTGTGCTGCGTTATTTGAAAAGTAGTCCAGGACAAGGTTTATTTTTCCCTTCTCATAATGATTTATCTTTGCGAGTTTTTTCTGATTCGGATTGAGCTGGTTATCCAATATCTAGTAGATCCACTTCAGGTTATTGTGTTTTTCTAGGATCTTCTCTTATTTCCTGGCGGACAAAGAGACAAAAGAACGTATCTCTCTCCTCAGCAGAAGCCGAATATAGAGCCATGATAGGTGCATGTTGTGAATTATCCTGGCTGCGCTCGTTATTGACAGATTTGAGAATATTGCATCCGAAACTGGCATTGTTGTATTGTGATAACACAACTGCATTACATATAGCAGCCAATCCTGTTTTCCATGAAAGAACTAGACATATAGAGATGGATTGCCATTTTATTCATGACAAAATACAAGATGGTTCAATTGTAACCAAACATGTTGCTTCAAAGAATCAACTTGCAGATGTATTCACCAAGTCATTGGGAAAGGAAGCTTTCTCAACTATGATGTGCAAGTTGGGAGTTCTTGACATTCactctccaacttgagggggagtgttgagaagGTCAATGACATCTGGCTTTCCATTGACAAAAATATCCAGCCATATTGTATTAGTTGTATATTTGATTAGTTGCCTTTTATACTTAGACTACCAAGAATAGATTAGCATGATTAACATGATTGTAGGAAATCTCTTGTATAAAGCTACGTCTGATTCAAtagtataattaaataaaaagaaaaatatttttttctctttattttacaAATCCATCATTCATCTTCTAGCTTTATTCATGTCATTCTTTTAGGCCAACAATTTAACATTGGCCAAGTCATCCTAGACACAATCACTCCTTTTCGTGATCCATCATTCAGAGGAGACACTCTCTTCTTCGCCCTTCTTATCTCACGAATTCTTAAGGACGTTGGCTTTGAGATTGACCTTGCACTAAGGGTTTAGGCTACCCATGCCTTTTTGGATAGGAGCTCCTAGGCCAAGCACTATAGTAATGTCTGTGCTTCTATGGCACCTCCAATTCATAGACCACAGGATGCAAGCCAACATGCACATTAGGAGGTAGTTGCTGAGAAGGACGAGCTCTGAGCTATGGACCAGGGTGGTGTTCTAGAGGTAGACTATCTAGAATCTGCTCTAAGGACTCGTTCCAATCGAGATCATGCGAGTTTGTCATGAGTTGCACATGAGGCATCTTCATCCGCAGACTTGACCACTCGAGAGACTTAGGATTCCATGGCTTGTCTCCATCAAAGGATGGGAGATTGAAGGATAGTTTGACTACATCATCCTCTGGATCCACTCTTAGGGCACTTTGAGCTTTACTTGCCACCACCAAATGCATAAatgtttatttatgtttttgttaGGCTATATCAAAATTGATCGTTAGTAGTTCTTTAACATAACATGGTCTAGCTCAGATTTGATAACAAATTGAAGTTTCGTTACACAATGATTCATTAGGatgattttggaaaatataattAGTGATTTGCAATCAAAATGGTTATAGCTCATCTTTTGAAACAACCAAATTTATTGTTAAGCTAGATAAAAATTGACCACTAACAATCCTCAATGTGGTATAATTTAGCTCTAATATAGTAGCAAATAGTTATTCTTTCACCACACAAAAAATCATTATGATGATTTTAGGGAATATAATCACTcctataaatttatttgctATTAAAATTGTGTTACCCTATCATTCAAAAGAGTCAAATTGATTGTTAGGTTCTATCAAAATGTGGTATGGTCAAGCTCTCTTTGGTagtaaattgaatatatatatatatatatatatatatatatatattaacacaAAAATTTATCATGATGATATTAGAGAATATAACTACTCTTTTAAATTTCTTGCTATTAAAATCACACTACAAAGAACCAAATTTATTGTTAGGCAATATCAAAATTGACTCTTAGTAATCTTTAGTAAAATATAGTCTAGTTCTTATTTGGTagcaaatttatttaattaattatttatttttacataaaaaaaaatcatcataatgATTTTAGAGAATGTAACtacttttcaaaattagttGCAATCAAAATTGTGTTATCCCATCATTCCAAAGAGCAAAATTTTTAGTTAGATTATATCAATATTCACTATTAGCAGTCCTTTAGTGCAGTATATCATAACTCTAATCTAAGAGcaaggtgatttttttttttttttcctcatgaAAATTCATTATGATAATTTTAGGGAATATAACTAGCTATAATGTGGTTGGaaacttaggtttttttttatttataacaaaTATGATTCTCCAAAAGGATATAACTAGCTATAATCCGGTTGCaaacttagtttttttttaaatttctttacaATCAAAATCACACTAATGGATGGATAGAAAGAACTCAATTTATTATTGGGCTATATAAAAAATGACCATTAACGATTCTTCTATATATCATAATCTAGCTATGATACAGTTTtaaatcaactttttttatgatgatttaATGGAatataattgtttctttttaGGGAAATTCTACAATACCTCCTTCGGTACCatgcttccattttttttcatccattggatgaaaatgattaaatctcagccatccaaatgaaaaagaaaaaaaaaaaatttcaaaaaaaatttctaccgGGTACCTCCCCCTCCCGTTCTCTCCCCTATCTCTCCTCCTTTTCTCCCCAAATTTGCTCTCTTCCTCACGCATCCTCCATAGCCGTTCCTCAGCTCACCCATTTCCCGCTCTCATCTTTCTTCCCGTCCATAGCTGGCTGTCTCACGCATCCTCCATAGCCGACTTCCTCAGCTCACCCATTTCCCGCtctcatctttgttttctctctcttttcccgTTTTTCTCTCCACTGATTCTCCACAGCTGGGTGAAGACCACGGTCGGCTTCAACCGGGCCAATCGAGGGCGACGTCGCAGACCTTATCAAAGACGTCTCCACAGCTAGGTGGAGACCACCTTCGCCGTCAACCGGGATCAAAGACGTCTTCACAGGTGGGTGGAGACCACCATCGGCGTGAACCGGGCCAACCTCGTCCAAGCCGACGTCTTGACCTCATCAAAGAAGTCTCCTTCAAGGACCGCGAGCTCAGGATTGTGGGCGAGGTCGGTGCCAAGATCCGAGTCTTAGACTTCATTTCTCCCGATGTCCAGGTCAGCTATTTTTTCTGCTAGATTCTTCTTCTCGaagattttatgtaaattttctgaatttttgcTTTCTCTCCCCCCTACCCCTGCATTTTGTCAGACGGATAATTTCGGTTCTTTCACACGGAGAATTTTAGTGGAATCTTCATAACCGTTgtgttttcttcatattttatttttgtttaagaggTGTAAGGGGTTGTTTTCAGGTTCtaaatttaatggtttaaaaacCCGAATTGAAGACGTagctggaagaagaagaagagggcgtGTAGTACTAAGGAAAAGAAAGCTGAGAAGGACACAATTGTTTGTTACTCAAAAGGCGCTTGTATCCTAATTATTTGGCGAGTTctatataaagggaaaaaaatgtgagtagtaattatgtgttttacaatattgtgtccattatatttcatgttttttgttagatttatggATTGATTACATTATAGAAAAAGAGGGTGGTTAGATTattgaacattgaaaaaaaattatatgttaattttttcatcattttaaatgTAAAGATATTTAGGGAGGATGTTGTAGTTGTAAtggtatttgtatttatttggcatttgattgattgtagtaagatataaaaataaaatttattgaaatgtgaaaaaaacttatgttgagGTAATGTGGTGgtgaaagtatgtttgatttattatatccgaaatcatattataaaaattgacttaaatgatttgatttaatttttaggagcGAACGCGATGGTCTTGAAGTTGTTCGAAATCCAAAGAGGCCTATCGGCGCTTGGATACATTACTAGtaagggaaaatagaaatatgtaaaataatatgttttttaatgtattttttgtggttgttattgttaaatttgtttgaaattgttttgtagtaacgatcaattagccatgatgaaagagaaggataaaggagtgaagataaatgatgatgtaaggaATAATATTGCTATgtctaatataattacattttaaaattagaatttaaattatgtgaccaattaatgtagttgaggaaaaaattgggcaagaagtggaatgcactttcaaaagtagaaaaagaaaatttcatagcaaagtccaaagaaagttcaaaacaatattcactTCAAAAGGGTGTTGTTCcaaaggtatttttttttgtaatgaatatttaatttctttacttatgtatttgttggaaattatattaatgtaaacatgtttgatgtttgtgtATCTTTTCAGTTATATCTTCAGACTCGATGCTCCCCTGAGCGAGTGATTAGAgtgattgaaaaattggaaccaAAGCAAAAGACAGCCatagaagaaataggatttggtagcctcttgcaacttcgatgtaggaaaattgatcatgggttatgtctttggttgataaatagttttaatccgAACACTTATATGTTACAATTGTATAATACTTGTATCAAATTATCCCccattgatgttgaatttattatgggattgagggcaagagggttcaagattggcatgaacaaagatgttggccataagaatgatttatgtaaaaaatattgtgataaaaaagggcgattgccattagtgatgttagaaaatcaaattagggagGATAAAGAGGGTGGAAACGATTTTAAAgttcgttttgtattatttgtgttgggtgcattattgtgcccaacaatgaagctttttgtgaatcgttctttcttacatcttgtggaagacatcgattcaataaagaagatgaattgggCAGAATTTGTGTTGTCCTATCTTGTGCACGGGATTGAAGAGTttaagaagaaacaacaaagtggggtttgcggttgcttattgtttttaatggtaatgtccttgtaattaatttacatcatagtgaattacgattttgttttaatataatttatgaattaacTATATATCTATGTCAAATATACTCGTAGTTATTCTACCACGAGCATATAtcatttgaagagaaatttctaCCGTTATATACTCGACCTTCTCCTCGGATTACTGCTTGGGGAGATGATGAAGTATTAGACAGGAAacgaagattgaaaaaacttggtggatatgcaaatgagaatgtaagttatagttttgaaagtcgtttactatttatttaagtttttagtgatttaaaatctgatatgtattatattttgatgaatatattgtaGCTCAAAATATGGGTGATAGAAAATGAGATAAGGGATTGCGTTGATGGAAATGCAACGACAATGGCGAGCGAGAATGAGGACGATGAGAAATTTGTAATCAATCTAaacaaagatgttattaaacgagtaagtgttttacaatattcatcgTGACTATCTATATTAGCATTGATCCTttgtattatgatgttattaatCACGTTCGTATATATCACTAGGTTGATGGTGGGAAGTTAATGGAGATGGataaaacctttcaacaattaaagacaCAACTAATTGATATGGCTTATGGTGCAAGTAGTAGTAGTTGTGATCAAATTTTGGCTAAATTTGAGGAGAATTATACTACAGTGAAAGGTCTCTTCCTTAGATCAAGTGGAAAACCTTTGAGAATGCACGAGGAAGGACGAAGAATGACATTCTCTCATGCGAGAGAAGTTTGGAAGATACGAACaatatgaatgtgaatgaacaTTATCTTCACACTTTGTCAAATGAGAAGTTATGCACCGAGGACTtcaatgaaaagaatgaagatgcatgtgctacatcaattgaagtgcatatcattccagacgaaaatcaaaatattttaccacttccaatcaaaaggagtagaagagattatggaaaggtatgtatcatataaaagaaaaaattattttctttacaactacttaaccattacatagtaaatagatgtatattaatggcattttccatattaggaaccattacgagcactatgtggttatcctaatcatgtcatgaaaacacgtacatcaagggagaggaaaccaagtaaattcaaggtctccccgtttgtacacaatttaaggaagatggtAAAACGCGAAGCATCAGAGGTATAATAgaaatagtttaatatcattgttcttatttttgatacttaacatatatagttaataattatgtcttgttttcgatttagtcaatccccatgtccattcgtgaagacgtggtggatactcaatcattcaatgtacttcaatctcttgtcgctgattatgttttcaatagAGCATTGTCAAAAAGGTTTGTCATGTCTAGAACATTCATAGATGTGTTGTTACAATTTTAGCCTTCATATGCTTCCAATTTATTCAAGTTTGTttgaacatattattattttagtgagcttcttgttgactttggtcatgaacatggagttcgtggagattttgagtgcttacgtcctagacaaaatttgatggatgttgtaagtacctacttcatttatatcaaatgcgTGCTATcttagttaaataaatttattaaagttaTTGTTCAACAACAGGTAATAAATCTAGAAGCCtcaaagctaaattattttgaaagacaattcataggcttacgaagtataagatgctatcttcccacgacattttcagtaagctcatatttctcttgttgtttacttacatattaagtacaatatactaatgttcgtattatgttttcttattagcAAATGATTTTGTACGGGAGTCCTCAACCTTTTTTCGATAGAAAAACATCCATCGTGAGTAAGTACATTAGCGAATTGGATGATTGCGAGAAGGttagtaattatttgtaatgtttaattacatatatgaaatttagagTAGATATCGTTTTCACCTataatatactatattttttgtggcccaactcatatatattgttttcctaCCTTTACAGCTATTTATTCCAATGCATGACGATTGCCCTGGTCATTGGTATCTGTGCGTCATTGACTTCAAAGACTTTgatatccaaattttggattcattacgATCGAAGAGTCGGGACGAG is a window from the Vitis riparia cultivar Riparia Gloire de Montpellier isolate 1030 chromosome 9, EGFV_Vit.rip_1.0, whole genome shotgun sequence genome containing:
- the LOC117921949 gene encoding uncharacterized protein LOC117921949, which produces MNWAEFVLSYLVHGIEEFKKKQQSGVCGCLLFLMLFYHEHISFEEKFLPLYTRPSPRITAWGDDEVLDRKRRLKKLGGYANENLKIWVIENEIRDCVDGNATTMASENEDDEKFVINLNKDVIKRVDGGKLMEMDKTFQQLKTQLIDMAYGASSSSCDQILAKFEENYTTVKGLFLRSSGKPLRMHEEGRRMTFSHAREVWKIRTI